In the genome of Fimbriimonadaceae bacterium, the window TAACCGCGAGAGCCGCAGCAGCAGATCCTGAATCGCATCGACGTCGGCCGGTGGGTGCCCGCGATACCCTTGCAGCAGGCGATAGCCCTTGATGCTGCGAATGAGGTCGGCGGCATCCAGCTCCGTCAGCGGGGTGATCCGGAAACGCACATCTCCCAGAATTTCGACATGAATCCCGCCGAGCCCGAAGCCGATCAAGGGGCCGAAGGAGGGATCTTGAACCATCCCCGCCATCATCTCGACGCCGCCTTTCACCATCGGCTGGACGAGCACGCCTTCCATCGCGTCCGTCTGCTGCTCTTGAGACAGGCGTGCGGCGATCTCCTCATACGCATGGCGCACCTCGGCCTTACTCGTGAGATTCAGATGCACGCCGCCGATCTCCGTCTTATGGACGAGGGTATGCGAGGCTAATTTCACGGCGACCGGAAAGCCGATCTGCGCAGCAAGTGCGGCGGCCTCCTCGGCGCTGGTCGCCACTCCGCCCGGAGGCAGCGTGATTGCCATGGCGGACAAGACCGCGCGCGTTTCAGTGACCGTCAACCAGCCGCCTCCCCTGGTGGCCAGCACGTCGCGGCAGATGGTCTGAACGGCCGGCAGATCCAGATCGTCGAAGTCGGGCACCATGCCGAGCGGGCGATCGCGCCACTGGACGTATCTGGCGATGGTGCCTAGGACACGCGCGGGGAGTTCAGGCAGGCCGAACGTCGGAATGGTTTCCCCGGGCAGGGATAATCGGCGCTCGCGATCGGACTCCACCATCCAGCCCACATAGACCGGCTTCTTGATCGGCTGTGCCGCCCGCGCCGCAGCAATCCCTCGGGTGATGCCTGCCGCAATCGGATCGACGTCGGTGCTGGTGACGGCGATGTACAAGATGATCAAAGCGTCGATGTCGTCGGAGGTCAGGAGCGTGTGGATGGCCTCATGGTACTGCTCAGGGCCGGCCGAAGCGATTAAGTCGACCGGGTTGCGCAGCGAGGCGGAGGCGGGGAGAAACGGCGAAAGCCGCGTGATCGTCGCCTGAGACAACTCCGGCACCTCCAGGCCGGCTGCTTCACAGGCATCCGCGCAGAGAATGGCCGGCCCGCCTGCATTGGTCAGGATGCCGACCCGTGTGCCTTTGGGCAAAGGCTGCTCCGACAGAGCCGCCGCGAGCGCGAACATATCTTCCAGCGTATCGGCCCGCAGAATGCCAGTTTGTTGAAACAAGGCCTCGACCGCGACATCGTTGGCGGCCAGCGCGGCGGTGTGTGAGCCGGCGGCACGTTTGCCGGACGATGTCCGGCCTGCTTTGAGTGCGACGATCGGTTTGTTGCGGCTGACTCGCCGCGCGATGTGCGCGAACCGCCTGGGGTTCCCGAACGATTCCACATACAACAAAATGACGGTTGTGGCGTGATCACTCTCCCAATACTGCAACAGGTCGTTCACGGAGACATCCGCCTTGTTGCCGACGCTGACGAAGGTCGACAGGCCGAGTTGCAATCGTCGTGACGCCGCGAGCAGGGCCAGCCCCAAGGCGCCGCTTTGGGATGACATCGCAATCGAACCGGCGAGCGGAAAGGTGGAGGTGAAGGTGGCGTTGAGCTGCACCGACGGGTCTGTATTCAGGATGCCGAAGCAGTTCGGCCCGACCATGCGCATGCCATGCTGCCGGACCTTGTCCAACAGTTGCGCTTGCAGTCGACGCCCTTCCTCGCCGACCTCGGCGAACCCGGCAGTGATGACCACCAGGGCGCGGACTCCGGTTGCCGCGCAGTCGTCCACCACGGAAAGGACCGCGTCTTTGGGCACGGCAATGACTGCGAGATCGGCCGGTTCCGGCAGGGCATGGAGCGAGGGAAAGGTGTCGACCCCCGCGATTGTGGATGCATGCGGGTTGACGGCGTAGCAGCGCCCGCGAAATCCATTGCTGTGGAGCGCGTCGAGGAGGCGATACCCGATACTCTGCGGAGAGCGAGAGGCGCCGATCACGGCGACGGTGCGGGGATGGAAGAGGGGACGCAGTGAGGCGGTTGTGGCGACCCGCTCGCGCCATTCCGATTGCCGCACGCTCTCATCGGTTGGGGTCAGCGATAATTCGACCTCCATGTCGCCGCCGTCAAGATGTTCTTCCATGGTGAAGCCGGATGTGGCGAACACCTCACGCATCGCCAGATTGTCGGCATGGGTGATGGCCCAGAGTTTGGTGAACCCGTGCCGGATGGCGAGTAGGGCCAGACGTTCGAGCAGAATCGTGCCGAGCCCGTGCCCATGGAGCCGGTCGTCGACGGCCATGGCGACTTCCGCCTCATGCGGGTTTCGCGCATGGTACGACCCTGAAGCGATAATGCTCAGCGTATCGTCCTGGCGCCGGAGAGCGAGCAGCGTGAGGCTCCGCTGTGGCTGCGACGAATCGCAGAGTGTGCGGATCACCTCGGCGGGGGGATCGGTTTCCGAGAAAAATCGATGGCGCGTTGCCGCCGGAGAGAGACGTTCGACGAAGCGTTGCAACTCGTCGGCGTCGCCTGGTTGCGCGATCCGCAGCAAGGCCGTGGTGCCATCGCTCAGGATCGTGTGCCCCGCGTCTGGTCCATCGTCCCGTAGGGGGGGTATGTGGCGCGGGCGAAGACGTTGCATCGAATCACCTCGTCAGCAGGCTCGGTTTCACGATCAGCAGCAACCCCAGTGCGATCATGACCGCGCCGCTGAGGAGTTTCAACCACCGGCCTTCGCGTTCGTCCAACTTGCGGCGTCCCAAGGTGACGACCGCCAGCGTGACCATCAGCGCATCGTCGGCGATGTAGGCGAGATTGTAAAGCCCGAGGTAGGCATAGTAGTGCCAGGTTGGCAGATGGTAGGTGCTCAACACCTGGGTGTAGAGGGCGGGGAATCCGGCCGTGCACAGTAACTCGACGAGGTTGACCAAGCCCGCCAGCACGATCACGCCGACCAGGGCGCCGGCTCGATGTTCCGCCTGGACGATCCGGCGGATCCTCGCATAGAGCCCAGGCTTGGCGGCGTCCGGAATGCTCAACGAAAATCCCCGCCGGAACGCGAAAAAGTCTTTCACGTTCACCAGGCCGATCCCTATGGCCAGCGCTCCCAATATGAACTGGACGGCATGGGACAGGCCGATCAGTAGAAACAGGTTCAGCCAGGCCGCCATAAAGGCAAAATAGATGAGACCGCTCACCAGCACGAAGGTGCCGGAGATGAGCACCATGCCGAAGCGGTCGCGCAGGGTCGCCAGCAACGACAAGAGAAACAGGAGGACCCACATCGCACAGGGATTGAAGCCGTCGAGCAGGCCGATGGCGAGCGTGAACAGTGGAAGGCCCAACTCAGCGACGCCGACGCGGCCCACCCACGGCAGCACGATGGTATCCGCCTCAGCCGTGGCTTGGGCTTTGGCCTGGCAGTCCGGCTGGGCCGGGCGGCAGGCGACAAACGGTTCGGCGGCTGGCGTGGTGGGGGGATGCTCGAGCATGGCGAGGAGACGGGCGCCGGTGGTGTGATCGTCCTGGTATCCGACGATCAGTTCCCCATTCAGATAGAACGCCGGCACTCCGACCACCGAGAGGGCCTGGTCTTGCGCGAGCCTGTGCAGTCGTGCCAACGCATCGCGATCGACCGCGATGTCGTGAAACAGGATGCGGAGGTCGGGATGAGTCCGTCGAAGCTGTTCGAGAAAGACTTTCGCCGCCTCGCAATGGGGGCAGCCGGTACGTACGAACACTTCCACATCGGGGGCCGGCTCCGAGGTCATGCCGACTCCCGGCCTTATGACCAGACAGAAGAGGAGCAGGAGCAGGCCGGTGCCCACGTGTCCATACCGAACCATACGGCCTCCGGCCCGTCGGCTAACTCACAAATTCGGGTGCCGCGACGGAACGGATATAGGACAACACGTCCAGCATTTGTTGATCCGTCAATTTCCCCCGATAGCCGTGCATGGGGCTGAACAGGGCCCCGTTCGCAATCGTGATCAGCAATTCCCAATCGGTTTTCACCCGCGAGTTGACCGACTGAAAATTCGCCGGCCGCACGATCAGATACTGCCCATCCGGTCCGTTCCCGTCCAGTTTGTCGCCATGGCACCGGAGGCAGTTTTTTTCATAGATGGCCTGGCCGTCGCGAGGATTGCCGCGATTGGTCTGGCCGGCGGCCCAGGTGCTTCCCAGGATCACGAGGCAAAGAGCGCAGAGAATACTGAAGGTTTTCATGCGGGACTCCTTTATGGTTCGACGATGATTCGATGTCTTCCGAAAGATTGCCGCTCACCTCATCGTACTAACAACACGGGACAGGGGACCTGGTGGAGCAGTGCGTGAGAAATACTCCCCAGAAGAAACCGCTCCAGTCCTTTCCGTCCGTGTGAGCCGATGATCAACAGGTCTGCCGATTTGGCGCGTTCCGTCAAAATGTCCGTGGGATCGCCCACACTCACCTGCGTCCCGACCGTATACCGGTTGTTCATCACCGAGGCGGCGAGCTGTTTGACCAAATCTTCCGCCGAGCGTACGGCGATGCCGGTCCAGTCTTGAAGCGGAAAGAGGCTGAAGGGATCGGTGGCGGGAATGGGCCGCACCACGCTCACAATGGTGAGATCGACCGGATTTCTAAACGGGTGGGCGAGCAGCCAGGATTTGATGCGCTCGGCGTCCTCATGTCCTTCGACGGCCACCGTGACTCGCTTGACCGGTCCCTCCCGTTCCTTCACGATCAACGTCGTACAATCCGCATGCAGCGCGACGCGATGGGAGACACTGCCCAGGACGAATTCGCCGACACGCCCGCGTCCCCGCGCGCCGAGCACGATCAGCTCCGGACGAAGATCCCGCGCCTTGTCCAGAATCAGCGATGCCGGTTTGGCGAACTCACAGACGCGGGTGATGGACACTCCCTTCGCGGGCAGGAGCGTGGTGGTGTGATCCAGGAGCTGCTCGCCCGCCTTCTTCATGGCAGTGCGGAAGTCGTCATAGCCCTGCATGCTGCTCACTTCCGCGACGATGGGATATTGAAACATCCCGAGGTCGATTCCATGCAGCAGAACGACCTCATGCAGATCGTAGAGATACGAGGCTTCTCGAACGGCCGCAAACGCCTGCTCCGACCAGTCCAGTGCGATCAGAACGCGCATAGGCCTCCTTCCTTTAGAACAACGGATGCGGCGACGTGCCGAAGGGCATCAACCGCGGGGAATCGCCGACGTTGCCTCGAATGCGCCACTGTCCGTCTTCGAACGTCATGTAGTGAACTTCTTCATACCAACTATCGATCGGGACACGTAAGCCGCCGGTCTTTGAGCGTCCGGACAAGCTGCCGGTGCAGGTGACTTCGATGATAGTGTTCGAGCCGCTGCCGACCTTGGCCAGCCTTGAAAAGTGATGGGTATCGGTGAGGTCCTGGAATTCATCGAAGAGATCGGCCCACACCTTCCGCATGTCGGATTTTTTGAGTCCGTGATAGTCGTACTGTTCCGAATAGAGGGCCATCACGCCATCGAGGTCGCGTGTGCGGATGGCCTCATCAGCCGCACGAAAGGTGCGCATGACCGCCTCTGTCGTCGCCTGATCCAGCTCAGCGGCCGCGTCCGGCAGCATCCGCACCTCGGCCCTCGCTGCCGGTAGGATGGCGAGTAGAACCAGGATTCCACCGATCAGCAATCCGCTCCATTGTA includes:
- a CDS encoding nuclear transport factor 2 family protein, whose protein sequence is MGERRRRGIQWSGLLIGGILVLLAILPAARAEVRMLPDAAAELDQATTEAVMRTFRAADEAIRTRDLDGVMALYSEQYDYHGLKKSDMRKVWADLFDEFQDLTDTHHFSRLAKVGSGSNTIIEVTCTGSLSGRSKTGGLRVPIDSWYEEVHYMTFEDGQWRIRGNVGDSPRLMPFGTSPHPLF
- a CDS encoding cytochrome c, which gives rise to MKTFSILCALCLVILGSTWAAGQTNRGNPRDGQAIYEKNCLRCHGDKLDGNGPDGQYLIVRPANFQSVNSRVKTDWELLITIANGALFSPMHGYRGKLTDQQMLDVLSYIRSVAAPEFVS
- a CDS encoding GNAT family N-acetyltransferase, translated to MQRLRPRHIPPLRDDGPDAGHTILSDGTTALLRIAQPGDADELQRFVERLSPAATRHRFFSETDPPAEVIRTLCDSSQPQRSLTLLALRRQDDTLSIIASGSYHARNPHEAEVAMAVDDRLHGHGLGTILLERLALLAIRHGFTKLWAITHADNLAMREVFATSGFTMEEHLDGGDMEVELSLTPTDESVRQSEWRERVATTASLRPLFHPRTVAVIGASRSPQSIGYRLLDALHSNGFRGRCYAVNPHASTIAGVDTFPSLHALPEPADLAVIAVPKDAVLSVVDDCAATGVRALVVITAGFAEVGEEGRRLQAQLLDKVRQHGMRMVGPNCFGILNTDPSVQLNATFTSTFPLAGSIAMSSQSGALGLALLAASRRLQLGLSTFVSVGNKADVSVNDLLQYWESDHATTVILLYVESFGNPRRFAHIARRVSRNKPIVALKAGRTSSGKRAAGSHTAALAANDVAVEALFQQTGILRADTLEDMFALAAALSEQPLPKGTRVGILTNAGGPAILCADACEAAGLEVPELSQATITRLSPFLPASASLRNPVDLIASAGPEQYHEAIHTLLTSDDIDALIILYIAVTSTDVDPIAAGITRGIAAARAAQPIKKPVYVGWMVESDRERRLSLPGETIPTFGLPELPARVLGTIARYVQWRDRPLGMVPDFDDLDLPAVQTICRDVLATRGGGWLTVTETRAVLSAMAITLPPGGVATSAEEAAALAAQIGFPVAVKLASHTLVHKTEIGGVHLNLTSKAEVRHAYEEIAARLSQEQQTDAMEGVLVQPMVKGGVEMMAGMVQDPSFGPLIGFGLGGIHVEILGDVRFRITPLTELDAADLIRSIKGYRLLQGYRGHPPADVDAIQDLLLRLSRLVEEVPEIVELDLNPIFALAPGEGYSIVDARIRVAGK
- a CDS encoding universal stress protein; its protein translation is MRVLIALDWSEQAFAAVREASYLYDLHEVVLLHGIDLGMFQYPIVAEVSSMQGYDDFRTAMKKAGEQLLDHTTTLLPAKGVSITRVCEFAKPASLILDKARDLRPELIVLGARGRGRVGEFVLGSVSHRVALHADCTTLIVKEREGPVKRVTVAVEGHEDAERIKSWLLAHPFRNPVDLTIVSVVRPIPATDPFSLFPLQDWTGIAVRSAEDLVKQLAASVMNNRYTVGTQVSVGDPTDILTERAKSADLLIIGSHGRKGLERFLLGSISHALLHQVPCPVLLVR